One genomic window of Podarcis muralis chromosome 9, rPodMur119.hap1.1, whole genome shotgun sequence includes the following:
- the LOC114603782 gene encoding interleukin-12 subunit beta-like — translation MGRRARGASGWVQSRPPPPHGHQPARHHLFRAGLAGACKLAALSPRTSRFRTPPPLSVTGLEQPLQAPYWLLCLRRGPGSARCPAREVSASPGEVRLLLEDCSSPCPFGEKTELELALEGLGEDGSYEALRRDVAIQDIVKPDPPEKLTIHMESGAKLRLSWAPPASWHCASAYFPLRYRLKLEHYDGTQKEVSSDQLEETIKDAEAVHRAQIRCQDPFTNSMWSLWSPWVTLR, via the exons ATGGGCAGGAGGGCGAGGGGGGCTTCAGGATGGGTGCAGAGCAGACCCCCGCCCCCTCACGGCCACCAGCCAGCCAGGCACCACCTCTTTCGGGCGGGGTTGGCTGGAGCTTGCAAGCTGGCAGCTTTGAGCCCCAGGACCTCTCGcttcaggacccccccccctcttagCGTCACAGGACTGGAACAGCCCCTCCAGGCTCCTTACTGGCTTCTCTGTCTCCGCAGAGGACCGGGCTCTGCGCGCTGCCCCGCAAGAGAAGTGTCTGCCTCTCCGGGCGAGGTGCGCCTCCTGCTGGAGGACtgctcctccccctgccctttcGGGGAGAAGACGGAGCTGGAGCTGGCGCTGGAGGGGCTGGGCGAAGACGGCAGCTACGAGGCTCTCCGGAGGGACGTCGCCATCCAGGACATCG TGAAGCCAGACCCGCCAGAGAAGCTGACCATCCACATGGAGTCGGGGGCCAAACTGAGGCTCAGCTGGGCTCCCCCGGCCTCTTGGCACTGCGCCTCGGCCTACTTCCCTCTGCGCTACCGCCTGAAACTGGAACATTACGACGGCACCCAGAAGGAAGTCAGCAGC GACCAGCTGGAGGAAACCATCAAAGATGCGGAGGCTGTGCATCGGGCGCAGATTCGCTGCCAGGATCCTTTCACCAACTCCATGTGGAGCCTGTGGTCACCCTGGGTCACCCTCCGCTGA